The following are encoded in a window of Arthrobacter sp. NicSoilB4 genomic DNA:
- a CDS encoding MerR family transcriptional regulator, which produces MEWSVQQIARNAGTTSRTLRHYDDIGLLKPSRTADNGYRYYDQASLVRLQRILLLRDLGLGLPAIAEVLDHEPDAGPALGRHLDWLRQEQDRLARQIASVRRTLEVLKAGGEIVAEKMFDGFDHTQYKGEVEQRWGKEAYAESDSWWRGMGPAEKEAWQERSRELGSGWTAAAESGVAADNPEAQELARRHVDWLSGIPGTPASASATGRGGDAKGYVTGLGEMYVADPRFAANYGGDAGAAFVRDALRIYAAKHL; this is translated from the coding sequence ATGGAATGGTCCGTGCAACAGATCGCCAGAAACGCCGGGACCACGAGCCGGACGCTGCGTCACTATGACGACATCGGGCTGCTCAAACCGAGCCGGACCGCAGACAACGGCTACCGGTACTACGACCAGGCATCGCTCGTGCGGCTGCAGCGCATCCTGCTCCTGCGTGACCTCGGGCTCGGGCTTCCGGCCATCGCGGAGGTCCTCGACCACGAGCCAGACGCCGGACCGGCTCTGGGCCGCCACCTTGACTGGTTGCGGCAGGAACAGGACAGGCTGGCGCGGCAGATTGCCTCGGTCCGGCGGACGCTCGAAGTACTGAAAGCAGGAGGAGAGATCGTGGCGGAAAAGATGTTCGACGGCTTCGACCACACCCAATACAAGGGCGAAGTGGAACAACGCTGGGGCAAGGAAGCCTACGCGGAAAGCGACTCCTGGTGGCGCGGGATGGGCCCGGCAGAGAAGGAAGCCTGGCAGGAGCGGTCGCGGGAGCTGGGAAGCGGCTGGACCGCGGCAGCCGAGTCGGGTGTTGCGGCGGACAATCCCGAGGCCCAGGAGCTGGCCCGGCGGCACGTCGACTGGCTCTCCGGAATTCCCGGCACACCGGCGTCCGCTTCCGCGACAGGGCGCGGCGGCGACGCGAAGGGCTACGTCACCGGGCTCGGCGAGATGTACGTCGCCGATCCGCGTTTCGCCGCGAACTACGGCGGCGACGCCGGGGCAGCCTTCGTCCGCGACGCCCTGCGGATCTACGCCGCGAAGCACCTGTAG
- a CDS encoding DUF6023 family protein encodes MGTLLVLVLALAGCVYEYDDGSDSGTAPASAPAFTDPALPRDPAADQPVSGAELDAWAAQVLPGAEGQVVHTNFGILEAEEEREETTAKLPEGSYAVTLACRSPRRVSFSVGLDDTELVDLNLRCGTSRVNVVYLPPDVTLHIKVEAKSGANFAYRVSRI; translated from the coding sequence GTGGGGACACTGCTTGTGCTGGTGCTGGCGCTGGCCGGCTGCGTCTACGAATATGACGACGGATCAGACAGCGGGACGGCCCCCGCCTCCGCCCCGGCTTTCACGGATCCGGCCCTGCCCAGGGATCCCGCCGCGGACCAGCCCGTCTCCGGCGCAGAGCTGGATGCGTGGGCGGCGCAGGTGCTGCCCGGAGCCGAGGGACAGGTGGTTCACACCAACTTCGGCATCCTGGAAGCCGAGGAGGAACGGGAAGAGACCACCGCGAAGCTGCCCGAGGGAAGCTACGCCGTGACTTTGGCCTGCCGGAGTCCGCGCCGTGTCTCGTTCAGCGTCGGCCTTGACGACACGGAACTCGTGGACCTGAACCTGCGTTGCGGAACCTCACGGGTCAACGTGGTCTATTTGCCCCCGGACGTCACGCTCCACATCAAGGTGGAAGCAAAGAGCGGCGCCAACTTCGCCTACCGGGTGAGCCGGATCTGA